In Nodularia sp. LEGE 06071, the genomic window CCCGATTCAACTACCTCCAGTCCCAAAGGTGCTGCATTCTTCCTATTACCCACCGTTGTATGATGTGTGAAGGCTACATGACTGGGGTCGAGGATATTTTCCAGCAGTGTCAGGGCATCATAGGGGACATCTCGAAAAGTATTAATTACCACCCAAACCTCAGAAGATTCTTGCAGGGGTTCAATCACCGGAACTTTGGTGTTTATCGCATTTTCAGGTTTGCCGGCGAACACAAACAATAGTCCCTGGCGTTCCGTGGTGGGTAAAGATGTCGCACAAGCACGTTTAGAAATCTCTGCTGTTCCACCTGCAACTTGTTGGGGAATGCGTTGACAATGACCATCTCCAGAGAAAGACCAACCGTGGTAAGGACACTCTAACAGCCCATCTTCGTTAATTCTACCTTCTGAAAGCGGTGCTAAACGGTGAGGACATTGGTCTACAAAAGCTTCCCAAGATTGATTTTGCTTATCCCACCAAATGACAATATCTTTGCCCAACAGCGTAAACGGGGTGGGTTTCGATTTATCTAAATCTTCGAGGTAGTGGACAGGATACCATGCTTCTTGCCAATCAAAGCAATCCGGATCATTACCACCGGGAAAGATTTCTTCTACAGAATTATTGCCTAAATTAGGCTCTATATCCAGCATTTTCTTAAGTTACTAATTTAAATCAAAAGTTATAATAAAATTTATTTTTGTAGGTTGCTTTTCTTTCTCAACCCAACCCACTTTAATTATAAGTGATTAAATGTCATTTCTAGGCTGGAGCCGAGGAACTAGGAAAAATAGTAGGGTGGGTTAGCGCAGCGTAACCCACCATTATCCTTAAGTTTATCGTGGGTTATAGACTAGCGTCCTAACCAACCCTACAAATTGGATATTTCTTATTTATCAGCCCCTAAACGAGAAATTATGGAAGTCTAGTCCCGGTTTTCCAAGCTGTTTCTGCTAACTTATCAATGAAATCAAACAAAGGTTTAGAAGCATAAAAAGGTTTGATTCCTAAATCTTCAACTTTATACTTTTTCTCAAGCATCACATTGGGGGGTAAAGAGTCAATTTCTAACTCTTGTGCTGTGACATTTTTAATCCAAAATTCATTAGAGAAAAAAGGTGGATTGTCAAACAAGGCTGCGTGAAGTTTTCCGTTTTTTATGAAGAATTTGATTTCGTGAACGTAAGCCATATATTTGTTAGGGAAGTAATAAAAACACCCAAATGGATTAGATATGGCTGATTGTAACCTGCCTATTCACAAATTTATCTGTATTTATTTGTATTCAACTTTGGTTAATTAATTCTTTTCCCACCTCAGCACTCAATTAACGTAGCCCCTTCTTCTCAAAATACTGCTGATGTTCTGCTGTGGCTAAATAATATTCACTCGCAGGTTTAATTTGGGTGACAATATTTTGCTCAAATTTTCCCGACATCTGAAGTTTAGCCTTTGATTGCTGCGCTCTTTCTGACTGCTGCGCGTTGTGGCAAAATATCACAGACCTGTATTGTTCTCCTTTATCTGCGCCTTGGCGGTTGAGAGTCGTCGGGTCATGGATATTCCAAAAAACCGCCAACAAATCATCATAACTTACAGATTCTGGGTCATACTCCACCTGCACGACTTCCGCATGACCTGTAATTCTCGATAAGACATCTAAATAACACGGGTTAGGAAAATGTCCACCCATGTAACCTACTGAGGTTGATTTTACTCCCTCCACCTTGCGAAATGCTGCCTCAACTCCCCAAAAACAGCCAGCACCAAAGGTTGCTTTTTCCATAGCAGTTTGTAATATGAATTCTTTGAAAATACTAACGTGCTGGCTGAGGATGTTTTAAACAAGGATAGGGACTTACTCGAAATAAAGATGCATAAAAAGAACCCCTCCCTAACCCTTCCCGCAAGCGAGGCTACCGTGTACACACAAGTGATCGAATCGCCCCCTAACCCCCAATTCTGGGGGAACAAGAATTTTCACTCGTCCCCCATTTTACCCCCAAATTTGGGGGTCACGGGGGCAGGGGATTTAGGGGGCTAAACAGGCTCAAACGCAGACAGGCAAGACTTGTGTGTACACCGTAGCGCAAGCGAGGAGGGAACCGGATTTTTGTGGTGTAGTGAATTTTAAAACATCCTCTGAAAATCAAATCTTCAGGTTTGCTTCTGATATACAGGTTCCAGCCCATTAATCGCTGGGCCATTAATTACTTTACCCTTAGCACCAAACCGCGAACCATGACAAGGACAATCCCAAGTTTCTTCTGAAGAATTCCAGGCGACAATACATTTCAGGTGGCTACAGACTGCGGAATGCTCATGCAAAATGCCGTTTTCGTCTCGGTAGGCGGCAATTTTAGTTAAACCCTGACGCACTACTGCACCTGTCCCGGCGGGAATCTTTTCTACAGAATCAACTTCCCCTGGTGTAATCCAGTCTAAATACTGAGTAGCAATGTTAATATTTTCCGAGATAAAATCACCTGTTGCGCCAATTCTGGTTCTTGATGGGTCGTAGACTTCAGCCCAGGTATTCTTTCGCCCCAAAATCAGATCATTCAACAGCATTCCGGCAATTGTACCGTGGGTCATTCCCAAACCTGTGTCACCGGTGGCGATGTAGATATTATCCTCATCTAGGGGGTTTTTGCCAATGTAGGCAATGCCATCATCAGCGTTCATCACTTGACCCGAC contains:
- the msrA gene encoding peptide-methionine (S)-S-oxide reductase MsrA is translated as MEKATFGAGCFWGVEAAFRKVEGVKSTSVGYMGGHFPNPCYLDVLSRITGHAEVVQVEYDPESVSYDDLLAVFWNIHDPTTLNRQGADKGEQYRSVIFCHNAQQSERAQQSKAKLQMSGKFEQNIVTQIKPASEYYLATAEHQQYFEKKGLR